One Pseudomonas sp. C27(2019) DNA window includes the following coding sequences:
- a CDS encoding UDP-N-acetylmuramoyl-L-alanyl-D-glutamate--2,6-diaminopimelate ligase produces the protein MAMPLSKLFAQAPSSVLIRELTLDSRKVRPGDLFLAVAGTQQDGRDYIGDAIARGAAAVVYEASQAPAMHDSEALLLPVQGLQAQLSEIAGRFYGEPSRALRVVAVTGTNGKTSVTQLLAQASDLLGQHCGLIGTLGSGFYGHLTSGYYTTPNPLAVQANLANLKNAGAKVVAMEVSSHGLAQHRIDAVNIAVAVLTNLSRDHLDYHGSMQAYADAKARLFSWPGLRARVLNIDDAFGRELAAQAPTAGLITYSLEDASASIYCRNIRFSHSGIQAEVVTAHGEGNLSSSLIGRFNLSNLLATIGALLGLGHSLKQVLAIVAKLQGPAGRMQVLGGQERPLVVVDYAHTPDALEQVLSALRPHVGSTGRLLCLFGCGGERDPGKRPLMAEVVGRLADAALVTDDNPRGEDAASIRVEVLAGFSANAEVTEVAGRAAAIAQIIAQAKRGDVIVLAGKGHEDYQEINQQRHHFSDLEQAEQALAAWQVTHV, from the coding sequence ATGGCAATGCCTTTAAGCAAACTGTTCGCGCAGGCACCGAGCTCGGTGTTGATCCGTGAATTGACCCTCGATAGCCGCAAAGTACGTCCTGGTGATTTATTTTTAGCGGTAGCGGGCACCCAGCAAGATGGCCGTGACTATATCGGTGATGCCATTGCCCGTGGTGCTGCTGCAGTGGTTTATGAAGCCAGTCAGGCGCCAGCGATGCATGATAGCGAGGCGTTACTGCTGCCTGTGCAGGGGCTGCAAGCGCAGTTGTCTGAGATTGCTGGACGTTTTTATGGCGAACCAAGTCGCGCTCTACGTGTGGTCGCTGTAACGGGCACCAATGGTAAAACCAGCGTCACGCAATTATTGGCACAAGCATCTGACTTGCTCGGCCAGCACTGCGGATTGATTGGCACCTTAGGCAGTGGCTTTTATGGCCACTTGACCAGTGGTTACTACACCACACCCAATCCCTTAGCAGTGCAAGCGAACTTGGCTAACTTGAAAAATGCTGGAGCAAAAGTGGTGGCGATGGAAGTATCCTCGCACGGTTTAGCTCAGCATCGTATTGATGCGGTAAATATCGCTGTGGCTGTGCTAACCAATCTCAGTCGTGATCACCTTGATTACCATGGTTCGATGCAGGCTTATGCTGATGCTAAAGCGCGCTTATTCAGTTGGCCAGGACTGCGCGCTCGGGTCTTAAATATAGATGATGCATTTGGTCGCGAATTGGCCGCGCAAGCACCCACTGCAGGCTTAATCACCTATAGCTTAGAAGACGCTAGCGCCAGTATTTACTGTCGAAACATTCGCTTCAGCCATTCAGGTATCCAAGCTGAAGTGGTGACCGCGCACGGCGAAGGCAATTTATCGAGCAGTCTGATCGGCCGCTTTAATTTAAGTAATTTACTGGCCACGATTGGCGCTTTACTAGGCTTAGGTCATTCACTGAAACAGGTGCTGGCAATCGTTGCCAAACTGCAAGGACCTGCCGGCCGTATGCAAGTGCTCGGTGGACAAGAGCGCCCCCTGGTTGTCGTTGATTATGCACATACCCCGGATGCGTTAGAGCAGGTGCTCAGTGCCTTGCGCCCGCATGTTGGCAGCACTGGCCGCTTGTTGTGCTTGTTTGGTTGCGGCGGTGAGCGTGATCCGGGTAAGCGTCCGCTAATGGCTGAAGTGGTGGGGCGTTTAGCAGATGCTGCGTTGGTCACGGATGATAATCCGCGTGGTGAAGATGCGGCCAGTATTCGTGTTGAAGTCTTGGCAGGCTTTAGTGCTAATGCCGAGGTGACTGAAGTGGCAGGGCGCGCTGCAGCGATTGCGCAAATTATTGCTCAGGCCAAGCGTGGCGATGTGATCGTTCTTGCCGGCAAAGGCCATGAGGATTACCAGGAAATTAATCAACAACGCCATCATTTTTCAGATTTGGAACAGGCAGAGCAGGCATTGGCTGCATGGCAGGTGACACATGTTTAA
- a CDS encoding penicillin-binding protein 2 produces MNWLKGMEHPWRFGIILFLLLALVATIAARIVHLHVFSHEFLAMQGDARAMRHIPIPAHRGVITDRNGEPLAVSTPVLTLWANPKELLTDKARWDELARALKLQPAELAQRIENNAAREFMYLERGLTPESGQTVLDLKISGVYSKEEFRRFYPAGEVAAHLVGFTDIDERGREGVELAFNEWLTGVPGKRQVIKDRRGDLIRDVQVKENAKPGKQLALSIDLRLQYLAHRELRKALLEFEAKAGSLVMVDVRTGEVLAMVNHPTYNPNNRRELNPQAMRNRAMIDVFEPGSTVKPFSIAAALATGRWTPESVVDTGNGHFRIGRYTIRDVSRGGLLNLTEVLKKSSNVAISKIALDIGAMPVYSAMQSVGFGADTGLSFPGEQIGQLPMHRKWGEAETATLAYGYGLSVTAVQLAHAYAVLANDGRNIPLSLLRKDRKIAEGEQVIDAKISRDVMGMLRAVVAEPGGGGARAQVPGYHVAGKSGTAKKLATSGGYTQDSYRSLFAGVGPVDNPRVAAVVVIDEPSKGGYYGGLVAAPVFGRVMAGALRMLNVHPDNLPTETQTAVVESAAGGRG; encoded by the coding sequence ATGAACTGGTTAAAAGGCATGGAGCACCCATGGCGCTTTGGGATTATTTTATTTTTATTGTTGGCTTTAGTTGCCACTATTGCTGCGCGCATTGTGCATTTGCATGTTTTTAGCCATGAGTTTTTAGCCATGCAAGGGGATGCACGTGCAATGCGTCATATCCCTATCCCTGCGCACCGTGGCGTGATTACTGATCGTAACGGTGAACCGTTGGCGGTGAGTACGCCAGTTTTAACCTTGTGGGCCAACCCCAAAGAATTACTGACCGATAAAGCGCGCTGGGATGAACTGGCGCGTGCACTTAAATTGCAACCGGCTGAGCTGGCCCAGCGCATTGAAAACAACGCTGCACGTGAATTTATGTATTTGGAGCGCGGCTTAACGCCAGAGTCAGGACAGACAGTGCTGGATCTTAAAATCTCGGGCGTTTATAGCAAAGAAGAGTTTCGTAGATTTTATCCTGCCGGCGAAGTGGCTGCGCATTTGGTGGGTTTCACCGATATTGATGAGCGCGGACGTGAAGGTGTTGAGTTGGCCTTTAATGAGTGGCTGACCGGTGTGCCGGGTAAACGTCAGGTGATCAAGGACCGTCGTGGTGATTTGATTCGTGATGTGCAAGTTAAAGAAAATGCTAAGCCAGGCAAGCAATTGGCCTTGTCGATTGATTTACGCCTGCAATATTTAGCACACCGCGAGTTGCGCAAAGCGCTGCTTGAGTTTGAAGCCAAAGCAGGTTCATTGGTGATGGTCGATGTGCGCACCGGTGAAGTATTAGCGATGGTGAATCACCCAACCTATAACCCCAACAACCGTCGCGAGCTTAATCCGCAAGCAATGCGCAATCGCGCCATGATTGATGTGTTTGAACCCGGCTCAACTGTTAAGCCGTTTTCAATCGCAGCTGCTTTGGCTACGGGGCGCTGGACGCCTGAGTCAGTTGTGGATACTGGCAACGGCCATTTTAGGATAGGCCGCTATACCATTCGCGATGTGTCGCGCGGCGGGCTATTAAATCTAACTGAAGTGCTAAAGAAATCGAGCAACGTCGCCATCAGTAAAATTGCTTTAGATATTGGCGCGATGCCAGTGTATAGCGCCATGCAAAGTGTTGGCTTTGGTGCCGATACCGGCTTGAGCTTTCCTGGTGAGCAAATTGGCCAGTTGCCAATGCACCGCAAGTGGGGCGAGGCCGAAACCGCAACCCTGGCCTATGGTTATGGTTTGTCGGTGACCGCTGTGCAGCTTGCTCATGCGTATGCCGTGTTGGCCAATGATGGTCGCAATATCCCGCTGTCGCTGTTGCGCAAAGATCGCAAGATCGCTGAGGGCGAGCAAGTGATTGATGCAAAAATATCCCGCGATGTGATGGGCATGTTGCGCGCTGTGGTTGCAGAACCCGGCGGTGGTGGTGCGCGTGCTCAAGTTCCGGGTTATCACGTCGCCGGTAAAAGTGGTACGGCAAAAAAATTAGCCACAAGCGGCGGCTACACACAAGACTCGTACCGTTCATTGTTTGCCGGTGTTGGCCCTGTTGATAATCCGCGCGTGGCAGCGGTGGTGGTGATTGATGAACCAAGTAAAGGTGGCTATTACGGTGGTTTAGTTGCTGCTCCAGTGTTTGGCCGAGTGATGGCTGGCGCTTTGCGCATGCTCAATGTGCATCCCGATAATTTACCGACTGAAACGCAGACCGCTGTGGTTGAGTCAGCAGCAGGAGGGCGCGGCTAA
- the ftsL gene encoding cell division protein FtsL — protein sequence MNKVYAKPLPRISGVLLFLFVANVLSAVAVSYTSHTSRKLLNELFETTQIRDKAQAEWGRFVLEQSTWTAHNRIETLAVQQLGMHIPEPAAVRMVAQ from the coding sequence GTGAACAAAGTCTATGCAAAACCATTGCCGCGCATTAGCGGTGTTTTGCTGTTTTTGTTTGTCGCTAATGTGCTGTCGGCTGTTGCTGTCTCTTATACCTCACATACCAGTCGTAAGCTGTTAAATGAGCTGTTTGAAACCACTCAAATTCGCGATAAAGCGCAAGCAGAGTGGGGACGTTTTGTTTTAGAGCAAAGCACTTGGACCGCACATAACCGTATTGAGACATTGGCGGTGCAGCAATTGGGCATGCATATTCCAGAACCGGCAGCGGTAAGGATGGTGGCCCAATGA
- the rsmH gene encoding 16S rRNA (cytosine(1402)-N(4))-methyltransferase RsmH, producing the protein MSEALSHITVLLDEAVSALAVRPAGCYIDGTFGRGGHSRLILQQLGTDGRLLGFDKDPLAIATGLQLQQQDSRFSIVQRSFAEMDAELQQRQLFPEIDGVLLDLGVSSPQIDDAERGFSFMHDGPLDMRMNPAQGISAAQWIAEVSAEEMARVFKEYGEERFAWRMAKAVVARREQQPFTRTGDLAAVLTEANPAWEKGKNPATRAFQGMRIHLNNELSDLEKGLEAALASLKVGGRLVVISFHSLEDRIVKQFMRRLAKGEADTLPRHLPVIPEKFEPIAKLIGKPQYASAAELKANPRARSAVMRVAEKLR; encoded by the coding sequence ATGAGCGAAGCGTTAAGTCACATCACCGTATTGCTTGATGAGGCGGTTAGTGCCCTCGCAGTGCGTCCGGCTGGCTGCTATATCGATGGCACCTTCGGTCGTGGTGGGCACAGTCGCCTTATTTTGCAACAGCTTGGCACTGACGGACGCTTACTTGGCTTTGATAAAGATCCACTAGCGATAGCAACAGGTTTACAGCTGCAGCAGCAGGACTCGCGCTTTTCTATTGTGCAGCGCAGTTTTGCCGAAATGGATGCTGAGCTGCAGCAGCGTCAGCTGTTCCCTGAAATTGATGGTGTGTTATTGGACTTAGGCGTGTCTTCGCCGCAGATAGACGATGCTGAGCGCGGCTTTAGTTTTATGCATGATGGTCCGCTCGATATGCGCATGAATCCAGCGCAGGGCATTAGCGCTGCACAGTGGATTGCAGAGGTCAGTGCGGAAGAGATGGCGCGGGTCTTTAAAGAATATGGCGAAGAGCGTTTTGCTTGGCGTATGGCTAAGGCTGTAGTGGCTCGTCGTGAGCAGCAACCCTTTACCCGTACTGGCGATTTGGCTGCGGTGTTGACTGAGGCGAATCCAGCTTGGGAAAAAGGTAAAAACCCCGCAACACGAGCGTTTCAAGGCATGCGTATTCATTTAAATAATGAGCTCAGCGATCTTGAAAAAGGCTTAGAGGCAGCGCTGGCTTCGTTGAAAGTCGGTGGCCGCTTAGTGGTGATTAGCTTTCACTCGTTGGAAGATCGCATTGTTAAGCAGTTTATGCGCCGCTTGGCCAAGGGTGAAGCTGATACTTTGCCTCGCCATTTGCCGGTCATCCCAGAAAAATTTGAGCCGATTGCTAAGCTGATAGGCAAGCCACAGTACGCCAGTGCAGCAGAGCTTAAAGCTAACCCACGTGCGCGCAGTGCGGTTATGCGCGTGGCGGAGAAATTACGGTGA
- the mraZ gene encoding division/cell wall cluster transcriptional repressor MraZ encodes MFRGSSAINLDAKGRLAMPSRYREELIERCEGQLVITIDLADPCLCIYPLPDWEKVENQLSSMPSLRPQTRQLNRLLIGSAVDLELDSSGRLLIPARLREQAGLTKQVMLVGQLNKFQLWDEQKWNELLSADLEDIKNPDHLPEELMNLVL; translated from the coding sequence GTGTTTCGCGGATCGAGCGCTATTAATCTTGACGCCAAAGGTCGCCTTGCGATGCCGAGTCGGTATCGAGAAGAGTTGATTGAGCGTTGTGAAGGTCAGTTGGTTATTACCATCGACTTAGCGGATCCGTGTCTGTGTATTTATCCTTTGCCTGACTGGGAAAAAGTTGAAAATCAACTCAGCAGTATGCCGTCTTTGCGCCCGCAAACTCGCCAGCTTAATCGATTACTGATTGGTAGCGCGGTGGATTTGGAGCTTGATAGCAGTGGCCGCTTATTGATTCCTGCGCGCTTGCGTGAGCAGGCCGGTCTGACTAAGCAAGTGATGCTGGTGGGGCAGTTGAATAAGTTTCAACTGTGGGACGAACAGAAATGGAATGAACTGCTCAGTGCTGATCTTGAGGATATTAAAAATCCCGATCACCTGCCCGAAGAATTAATGAATCTGGTTTTATAA
- a CDS encoding TIGR03862 family flavoprotein has translation MADFKHSLTPAAVCIIGGGPAGLMAAQVLAQAGLEVQLFDAMPSLGRKFLLAGIGGLNITHSEDKAVFIQRYTSQDDWVGGWLAQFDGEAVRDWAHGLSIETFVGSSGRVFPKEMKAAPLLRAWLQRLRGLGVKIHTRSRWLGWDAQGALRIETAAGEQSVPAKAVLLALGGGSWPRLGSDATWIPLLEQRGVAVTPLEASNCGFDVAGWSALLLSKWLAAPVKNCALRVAGGSFRQGEWLLTATGIEGSLVYALSAQIRQQIAAQGHCWVEMDCLPHKSLPEVLEALEKPRGKKTLTKHLQMQLGLDGVKAALLRECAPAGSFNDMQQLAGFIKALPIKLLRARPIAEAISTAGGVQADMLDQNLMLKQLPGVFCAGEMLDWDAPTGGYLLTACLASGFVAGQGMLRWLVSSGGIAK, from the coding sequence ATGGCAGATTTTAAGCACTCTTTGACGCCAGCAGCGGTCTGTATTATCGGTGGCGGTCCGGCAGGATTGATGGCGGCGCAAGTGCTTGCACAAGCGGGGTTGGAGGTGCAGCTGTTTGATGCGATGCCTTCGCTGGGGCGTAAGTTTCTTTTAGCGGGGATTGGCGGGCTCAATATCACTCACAGTGAAGATAAGGCTGTGTTCATACAGCGTTATACCTCGCAGGATGACTGGGTTGGCGGCTGGCTGGCACAGTTTGATGGCGAGGCTGTGCGTGATTGGGCGCATGGCTTGAGTATTGAGACCTTTGTTGGCAGCTCAGGACGCGTGTTCCCTAAAGAAATGAAAGCCGCGCCCTTATTGCGTGCGTGGTTGCAGCGTCTGCGCGGGTTAGGGGTTAAAATCCATACGCGCAGTCGCTGGCTGGGTTGGGATGCGCAAGGCGCGTTGCGTATTGAAACAGCCGCTGGCGAGCAGTCAGTGCCAGCGAAGGCTGTTTTGTTGGCGTTGGGTGGCGGCAGTTGGCCTCGCTTAGGCTCAGATGCTACCTGGATACCTTTATTAGAGCAGCGTGGGGTTGCGGTGACGCCCTTAGAAGCAAGTAACTGTGGTTTTGATGTTGCTGGCTGGAGTGCGTTGCTGCTGAGTAAATGGTTGGCTGCGCCAGTTAAAAACTGCGCGTTGCGTGTGGCGGGCGGCAGCTTTCGCCAGGGCGAATGGTTGCTGACAGCAACGGGTATTGAAGGCAGTTTGGTTTATGCGTTGTCAGCGCAGATTCGTCAGCAGATTGCTGCGCAAGGGCATTGCTGGGTGGAAATGGACTGCTTGCCGCATAAGTCTTTGCCTGAGGTGCTAGAGGCATTAGAGAAGCCCCGTGGTAAAAAAACCTTAACCAAGCATTTGCAGATGCAGTTGGGTTTGGATGGCGTTAAAGCAGCCTTGCTGCGTGAGTGCGCGCCTGCAGGAAGCTTTAATGATATGCAGCAATTGGCTGGTTTTATTAAAGCGCTACCGATTAAGCTCCTGCGTGCTAGGCCGATAGCCGAAGCAATCAGTACTGCTGGTGGTGTGCAGGCTGATATGCTCGATCAGAACTTAATGTTGAAGCAGCTGCCTGGCGTATTTTGTGCGGGTGAGATGCTCGATTGGGATGCACCTACCGGAGGCTATTTACTGACTGCTTGCTTGGCCAGTGGTTTTGTTGCTGGTCAGGGTATGCTGCGCTGGCTGGTGAGTAGTGGGGGAATAGCCAAGTGA
- the tesB gene encoding acyl-CoA thioesterase II, protein MNSLLDQLVSLLNMETIEENLFRGASQDLGFRQLFGGQVLGQALSAASQTVDSTRQANSLHGYFLRAGDAKKPVVYQVERVRDGGSFSTRRVTAIQNGQPIFTCSASFHQQEQGFRHQTAMPDVPQPEDLIPEEVLSVHLAQALSQEKREKMLRAKAIETRPVQVLDPLNPEISEPIKQVWFKAASPLPQSPALHKHLLAYASDFGLLTTSLLPHGASIWQPQMQVASLDHSIWFHEDVRLDDWLLYSTDSPWAGKSRGFARGSIYSRDGRLVASVAQEGLTRTREDWQHKDIMD, encoded by the coding sequence ATGAATTCACTTCTTGATCAGCTAGTGTCGCTACTCAACATGGAAACGATAGAAGAAAACTTATTTCGCGGCGCCAGCCAAGACCTAGGTTTTCGCCAGTTGTTTGGCGGCCAAGTCCTCGGACAAGCATTATCAGCAGCCAGCCAAACAGTGGACAGCACACGCCAAGCCAACTCTTTACACGGTTATTTCTTACGTGCCGGCGATGCTAAAAAACCCGTGGTGTATCAAGTTGAACGGGTACGTGACGGGGGCAGTTTTAGTACGCGACGCGTGACTGCCATTCAAAATGGTCAACCTATTTTCACTTGCAGCGCTTCTTTTCATCAGCAAGAACAAGGCTTTCGTCACCAAACAGCAATGCCCGACGTGCCACAACCGGAAGACTTGATTCCAGAAGAAGTACTATCAGTTCATTTGGCGCAAGCACTCAGCCAAGAAAAACGCGAGAAGATGCTGCGTGCTAAAGCCATTGAAACGCGCCCCGTGCAAGTGCTGGATCCGCTCAACCCAGAGATTAGCGAGCCAATCAAGCAAGTCTGGTTTAAAGCGGCAAGCCCGCTGCCACAATCACCAGCACTGCATAAGCATTTACTGGCTTACGCCTCTGACTTTGGTCTTCTAACCACGTCATTACTGCCGCATGGTGCTTCAATCTGGCAACCGCAAATGCAAGTTGCTAGCCTTGATCACTCGATCTGGTTTCATGAAGATGTACGCCTTGATGACTGGCTTTTATACTCAACCGACAGCCCTTGGGCCGGTAAATCTCGAGGCTTTGCCCGCGGCAGTATCTATAGCCGTGACGGACGCTTAGTTGCTTCAGTTGCTCAAGAAGGCCTGACTCGCACACGTGAGGACTGGCAACACAAAGATATTATGGATTAA
- a CDS encoding HAD family hydrolase codes for MSAYLKECQHWVFDMDGTLTIAVHDFLYIRRMLEIPQHADILGHLASLPSAEAQQKHHWLLEHERQLAINSQPAAGAVELVQHLHNQGRELAILTRNAKELAVLTLQAIDLLDYFSDNLILGREQAIPKPHPDGLLKIAQHWQVTPAQMLMVGDFHMDLKTAQAAGTYAVQVNTAENLWPELTDFHAIDCQQLLMALA; via the coding sequence ATGTCTGCATATTTAAAAGAATGCCAGCACTGGGTGTTTGATATGGACGGCACACTGACCATTGCCGTGCATGATTTTCTGTATATTCGTCGCATGCTGGAAATCCCTCAGCATGCCGATATCTTAGGCCACCTAGCCAGCCTGCCCAGCGCTGAGGCACAGCAAAAACACCACTGGCTGCTTGAACATGAACGGCAACTGGCAATCAACTCACAGCCCGCAGCCGGTGCTGTTGAACTGGTACAACACCTGCATAATCAGGGTCGCGAGCTGGCCATTCTTACCCGCAATGCTAAAGAGCTGGCTGTACTGACCCTGCAAGCCATTGATTTACTCGACTACTTTAGCGACAACCTCATTCTCGGTCGCGAGCAAGCCATTCCTAAACCGCACCCAGACGGGCTATTAAAAATTGCTCAGCACTGGCAGGTTACCCCGGCACAGATGCTGATGGTCGGCGATTTCCATATGGATTTAAAAACAGCACAAGCAGCTGGCACCTATGCAGTACAGGTCAACACCGCAGAAAACCTGTGGCCTGAGCTGACAGATTTTCACGCGATAGACTGCCAGCAACTGCTAATGGCTCTGGCTTAA
- a CDS encoding DEAD/DEAH box helicase, producing the protein MSFASLGLMPALLENLQRLAYQQPTAVQQQAIAPILAGKDILAAAQTGTGKTAAFTVPLLQLLLTEGEKVTSNCVRALVLVPTRELAEQVHESIRSYLGDLPLRTAVAYGGVSINPQMMSLRRGVDVLVATPGRLLDLYQQNALRFNQMQTLVLDEADRMLDLGFAEELNALFALMPRKRQTLLFSATFSGPIRTLAGHLLDQPVRIDVTPKHSAAETVKQCLLVVDKHAKTDLLLHLISSRQWGQVLVFVRTRKGAESLHKKLVAAQITADAIHGDKTQPARLRALQAFKQGRIQVLVATDVAARGLDIEQLPHVVNFDLPTVAQDYVHRIGRTGRAGLSGEAISLVSADELEALIAIEELMGINLQRFDEPDFYAEHRLPETVLGVGRIKKPKKPKKNKAVGTGQIHLGDDFAVDSKPQVVPVRQVPRLAVPGRHKPKPSNAKPR; encoded by the coding sequence ATGTCTTTTGCGAGTTTAGGATTAATGCCAGCGCTGTTGGAGAATCTGCAGCGCTTAGCGTATCAGCAGCCAACGGCGGTGCAGCAGCAGGCCATTGCGCCTATTTTAGCGGGTAAAGATATTTTAGCCGCGGCACAAACCGGTACCGGTAAAACAGCCGCATTCACCGTACCGCTGTTGCAGTTGCTTCTTACTGAGGGTGAAAAAGTCACTTCCAACTGTGTGCGTGCTTTAGTCTTGGTGCCAACGCGTGAGCTGGCTGAGCAAGTGCATGAGTCGATTCGCAGCTACTTGGGTGACTTGCCTCTGCGCACTGCAGTTGCCTATGGCGGCGTCAGTATCAATCCGCAGATGATGAGCTTGCGCCGTGGTGTTGATGTGTTAGTGGCTACGCCAGGGCGTTTGCTCGATCTGTATCAGCAAAATGCACTGCGTTTTAATCAGATGCAAACCTTAGTGCTGGATGAAGCTGATCGCATGTTGGATCTAGGCTTTGCTGAAGAGCTCAATGCGCTGTTTGCCTTGATGCCACGCAAGCGTCAAACATTGCTGTTTTCTGCGACCTTTTCTGGGCCTATTCGCACCTTAGCGGGCCACTTATTGGATCAGCCTGTGCGCATTGATGTGACGCCTAAACACTCGGCTGCCGAAACAGTTAAACAGTGCCTGCTGGTGGTTGATAAGCATGCTAAAACAGACCTTCTCCTGCACTTGATTAGCAGCCGGCAGTGGGGGCAGGTTTTAGTTTTTGTACGCACTCGTAAGGGTGCGGAGTCATTGCATAAAAAATTAGTGGCAGCGCAGATCACAGCAGATGCGATTCATGGCGACAAAACTCAACCAGCCCGTTTACGTGCATTGCAGGCGTTTAAGCAGGGACGCATTCAAGTGCTGGTGGCTACCGATGTCGCTGCGCGTGGCTTAGATATCGAGCAATTGCCGCATGTGGTCAACTTTGACTTGCCAACGGTGGCGCAAGATTATGTACACCGTATTGGCCGAACTGGACGCGCAGGGCTTAGTGGTGAGGCGATCTCTCTGGTCAGTGCCGATGAGTTAGAGGCGTTAATAGCCATTGAAGAATTAATGGGTATTAACTTACAGCGCTTTGATGAGCCTGATTTTTACGCTGAGCATCGCTTGCCAGAAACAGTTTTAGGCGTTGGACGAATTAAAAAGCCTAAGAAGCCTAAAAAGAACAAAGCAGTAGGAACAGGACAGATTCATTTGGGCGATGACTTTGCTGTCGATAGCAAGCCGCAAGTGGTGCCTGTTCGACAAGTGCCGCGTTTGGCTGTGCCGGGTCGGCATAAACCCAAGCCCAGCAATGCCAAGCCTCGATAG
- a CDS encoding ABC transporter substrate-binding protein: MRHLRAVLLIIGFFTHVAAIADSRPTITVGYYDFPPVSYTDKQGTPQGSFVQLCRTLLTSKGYRVIFKDLPSARLYANIISGDIDIWLGAPGKPALAGHVLESSLYLGEASLALFYHPDAPAPKLPNDLKDKKIILINGYSYWPPATQWLADNALNLQVTRTSQHSSAIAMLMRKRGDYLLDYLSPIQAAQQELGINGLRLPYILINSTPLAFVISRKSAQPEQLLKDLEQAYTSYKARPLH, translated from the coding sequence ATGAGACACTTGCGTGCTGTCCTATTAATCATTGGCTTTTTCACACACGTTGCTGCCATTGCTGACAGCCGACCTACTATCACGGTTGGTTATTATGATTTCCCACCTGTTAGTTATACAGATAAACAAGGAACCCCCCAAGGCTCTTTTGTACAGCTGTGTCGCACGCTACTTACCAGTAAAGGCTATCGCGTTATCTTTAAAGACCTGCCCTCAGCACGGCTTTATGCAAACATTATTTCTGGTGATATTGATATATGGCTTGGTGCGCCAGGTAAGCCTGCCCTCGCAGGTCATGTATTAGAAAGCAGCCTGTATCTTGGCGAAGCCTCGCTTGCTCTGTTTTATCATCCGGACGCTCCTGCACCCAAACTACCCAATGACTTAAAAGATAAAAAAATCATTCTTATCAATGGCTACAGCTACTGGCCACCCGCGACGCAATGGCTTGCTGATAACGCATTAAACCTACAAGTCACTCGCACCAGCCAGCACTCTTCCGCCATTGCCATGCTGATGCGCAAACGTGGCGACTACTTACTCGACTATTTATCCCCAATTCAGGCAGCACAACAAGAGCTCGGTATAAACGGACTTAGACTCCCCTATATTCTTATTAACAGCACCCCGTTAGCATTTGTCATTTCACGTAAATCAGCACAACCCGAGCAATTGCTAAAGGATCTAGAGCAAGCCTACACGAGCTATAAAGCACGCCCCCTGCACTAG